A DNA window from Streptomyces sp. CA-278952 contains the following coding sequences:
- a CDS encoding MFS transporter has protein sequence MTAARSHDGPGPLRRAGRATGHALRAPFTGTARGIRKATHAHGAGESGLGKLIELHAVNGAGDVMITVALASTVFFSVPTDEARGRVALYLAITMAPFTLLAPVIGPLLDRLPHGRRAAMAGAMLARALLAITMSGAVATGGLELYPAALGVLVSSKAYGVVRSAVVPRLLPPKFSLVKANSRVTLAGLLATGVAAPIGAGLQTIGSPWPLYGACAIFVAGTFLAFTLPPKVDSAKGERRARLIVPHHEDATPRPAPGRGGSTRAGLRRGGNGEKPAKERPPGLRSVGGSVLHGLQANAAHRALSGFLIFFLAFLLREHPLAGQSAAVSLGIVGVAAGVGNACGTAVGSWLRARGPEMIIATVLGIALSVAVLAAVFFSTVLVAALGAVAGFTQALSKLSLDAMIQRDVPEEVRTSAFARSETLLQMAWVVGGAIGILLPLNAVLGMSVAAGILALGAATSVRGLLGSARRGTPHPRVA, from the coding sequence GTGACTGCCGCCAGGTCGCACGACGGTCCCGGCCCGCTCCGCAGGGCGGGACGGGCGACGGGCCATGCCCTGCGCGCCCCGTTCACCGGCACGGCGCGCGGTATCCGCAAGGCGACGCACGCCCACGGCGCGGGGGAATCCGGCCTCGGAAAACTGATCGAACTGCACGCGGTGAACGGCGCGGGCGACGTCATGATCACGGTCGCGCTCGCCTCCACCGTCTTCTTCTCGGTGCCCACGGACGAGGCGCGGGGCCGGGTGGCCCTCTACCTCGCCATCACCATGGCCCCCTTCACTCTGCTCGCCCCGGTGATCGGCCCGCTCCTGGACCGGCTGCCGCACGGCCGGCGCGCCGCGATGGCGGGCGCGATGCTGGCCCGGGCGCTGCTGGCGATCACCATGTCGGGCGCGGTCGCCACGGGGGGTCTGGAGCTGTATCCGGCCGCGCTGGGCGTCCTGGTCTCCTCGAAGGCGTACGGCGTGGTGCGCAGCGCGGTCGTGCCACGGCTGCTGCCACCCAAGTTCTCCCTGGTGAAGGCCAACTCCCGGGTCACCCTGGCGGGGCTGCTGGCCACCGGGGTGGCGGCCCCGATCGGGGCCGGTCTCCAGACCATCGGCTCGCCCTGGCCGCTCTACGGCGCCTGCGCGATCTTCGTCGCGGGCACGTTCCTCGCCTTCACCCTGCCGCCCAAGGTCGACTCCGCGAAGGGCGAGCGCCGGGCGCGGCTGATCGTCCCGCACCACGAGGACGCCACGCCGCGGCCCGCCCCCGGCAGGGGCGGCAGCACCCGGGCGGGCCTCCGCAGGGGCGGCAACGGGGAGAAGCCGGCCAAGGAGCGGCCACCGGGCCTGCGGTCCGTCGGCGGGTCCGTCCTGCACGGGCTCCAGGCCAACGCCGCGCACCGGGCCCTCTCCGGCTTCCTCATCTTCTTCCTGGCGTTCCTGCTGCGCGAGCACCCGCTGGCCGGGCAGAGCGCGGCGGTCTCGCTCGGCATCGTCGGCGTGGCGGCGGGCGTCGGCAACGCCTGCGGTACGGCGGTGGGCTCCTGGCTCCGGGCCCGCGGCCCCGAAATGATCATCGCGACCGTGCTGGGGATCGCGCTGAGCGTGGCGGTCCTGGCCGCGGTCTTCTTCTCCACCGTGCTGGTCGCCGCGCTCGGCGCGGTCGCCGGCTTCACCCAGGCCCTGTCCAAGCTGTCGCTCGACGCGATGATCCAGCGGGACGTGCCCGAGGAGGTCCGCACCTCCGCGTTCGCCCGGTCCGAGACGTTGCTCCAGATGGCGTGGGTGGTCGGCGGCGCCATCGGCATTCTCCTGCCGCTCAACGCGGTGCTCGGCATGTCGGTCGCCGCGGGCATTCTCGCGCTCGGCGCGGCCACGTCCGTACGGGGCCTCCTGGGGTCCGCGCGGCGCGGCACGCCGCACCCCCGCGTGGCATGA
- a CDS encoding DUF3027 domain-containing protein: MSAATTTRSRTARTPVPDRLCAEAVDLARAAAEEAAAPGVVGEHIGVVSEGDRVVTHYFEAKEPGYRGWRWAVTVARASRAKNVTLDETVLLPGDDAILAPEWVPWSERLRPGDMGPGDLLPTEAEDLRLEPGWTGEDEPPPNSVVSRELAELVDSEDAELTDRPVAATSRGSIAAVADELGTRRARVLSRYGLYAAADRWDEEFGPKTPMAQAAPATCVSCAFLIPMAGSLKQAFGVCANEFGPADGHVVSLAYGCGGHSEAAVMPTPPKPAPHAMDTMRVDTYSLRPERGGGSVPAETDGASEDLGHS; encoded by the coding sequence GTGAGTGCTGCGACGACGACGCGAAGCCGTACGGCCCGGACCCCCGTTCCCGACCGCCTGTGCGCCGAGGCGGTGGACCTCGCGCGTGCGGCCGCGGAGGAGGCCGCCGCGCCCGGTGTGGTCGGTGAGCACATCGGCGTGGTCTCCGAGGGAGACCGGGTCGTCACGCACTACTTCGAGGCCAAGGAGCCCGGGTACCGGGGCTGGCGCTGGGCGGTGACGGTGGCGCGGGCCTCCCGCGCGAAGAACGTCACCCTGGACGAAACGGTGCTGCTGCCGGGGGACGACGCGATCCTGGCGCCGGAGTGGGTGCCGTGGAGCGAGCGGCTGCGCCCCGGCGACATGGGCCCCGGCGACCTGCTGCCCACCGAGGCGGAGGACCTGCGCCTGGAGCCCGGCTGGACCGGCGAGGACGAGCCGCCGCCGAACTCCGTGGTCTCCCGGGAGCTGGCGGAGCTGGTCGACTCGGAGGACGCCGAGCTCACGGACCGGCCGGTGGCCGCCACCAGCCGCGGGTCCATCGCCGCGGTCGCGGACGAGCTCGGTACGCGGCGGGCGCGGGTGCTGTCCCGGTACGGGCTGTACGCGGCGGCCGACCGCTGGGACGAGGAGTTCGGCCCGAAGACGCCGATGGCCCAGGCGGCCCCGGCGACGTGCGTCAGCTGCGCGTTCCTGATCCCGATGGCGGGCTCCCTGAAGCAGGCCTTCGGGGTGTGCGCGAACGAGTTCGGCCCGGCGGACGGGCATGTGGTGTCGCTGGCGTACGGCTGCGGCGGGCACTCGGAGGCCGCGGTGATGCCGACGCCGCCGAAGCCGGCGCCGCACGCGATGGACACGATGCGGGTGGACACGTACTCGCTGCGGCCGGAGCGCGGCGGGGGCTCCGTGCCGGCCGAGACGGACGGGGCGTCGGAGGACCTGGGCCACTCCTGA
- a CDS encoding 1,4-dihydroxy-6-naphthoate synthase — protein MTTEATPDPIEIAFSPCPNDTFVFDAWAHGRVPGAPAPAVTFADIDITNGMAERGELDVLKVSYAVLPWVLDDYALLPCGGALGRGCGPLVLTKELGLDLTGRTVAVPSERSTAYLLFRLWAAETVPGGVGEVVVMPFDEIMPAVRDGKVDAGLVIHEARFTYRNFGLHNLADMGRHWEDTTGLPIPLGAIIAKRSLGQETLRRLADTIRSSVRLAWDHPEVSRPYVLEHAQEMDPAVADQHIGLYVNEFTADLGEDGYAAIRGLLTRAAAEGLVPPLGPDALAFP, from the coding sequence ATGACCACTGAAGCGACCCCGGACCCGATCGAGATCGCGTTCTCCCCCTGCCCCAACGACACCTTCGTCTTCGACGCCTGGGCGCACGGCAGGGTCCCCGGCGCGCCCGCGCCGGCCGTGACCTTCGCCGACATCGACATCACCAACGGCATGGCCGAGCGCGGTGAGCTGGACGTCCTGAAGGTGTCCTACGCGGTGCTGCCGTGGGTGCTCGACGACTACGCGCTGCTGCCGTGCGGCGGGGCGCTGGGCCGGGGCTGCGGTCCGCTGGTCCTCACCAAGGAGCTGGGCCTCGACCTGACCGGCCGGACCGTCGCCGTGCCGAGCGAGCGCTCGACGGCGTACCTGCTGTTCCGGCTCTGGGCGGCGGAGACGGTCCCGGGCGGCGTCGGCGAGGTCGTCGTGATGCCGTTCGACGAGATCATGCCCGCCGTACGGGACGGCAAGGTCGACGCCGGCCTGGTCATCCACGAGGCCCGCTTCACGTACCGGAACTTCGGTCTGCACAACCTCGCCGACATGGGCCGGCACTGGGAGGACACCACGGGCCTCCCGATCCCCCTCGGCGCGATCATCGCCAAGCGCTCCCTCGGCCAGGAGACCCTGCGCCGCCTGGCCGACACGATCCGCAGCTCCGTCCGCCTCGCCTGGGATCACCCGGAGGTCTCCCGGCCGTACGTCCTGGAGCACGCCCAGGAGATGGACCCGGCCGTCGCGGACCAGCACATCGGGCTGTACGTGAACGAGTTCACCGCCGACCTCGGCGAGGACGGCTACG
- a CDS encoding DUF2771 domain-containing protein encodes MTVAFFSGKGRRIGVALGAVSAGLLVLSACDKPTPLATVTVGSDSVNTEAACYNDGEAIKESLIQGCLNKKAEKSLTVSMDDKVRFGVDPEIAENGWTLFINGQQAEQEPYDKTYRTIPGSAFFASQTGKPAEKTNISIVETKGKKLTGIWQFELKKD; translated from the coding sequence ATGACCGTTGCGTTCTTCTCCGGTAAGGGCCGTCGAATCGGCGTCGCTCTTGGTGCCGTGTCCGCGGGACTCCTTGTCCTGTCCGCCTGCGACAAGCCGACGCCGCTCGCCACCGTGACGGTCGGCAGCGACTCGGTGAACACCGAGGCCGCCTGCTACAACGACGGCGAGGCGATCAAGGAGTCCCTGATCCAGGGCTGCCTGAACAAGAAGGCCGAGAAGTCCCTCACGGTCTCCATGGATGACAAGGTCCGCTTCGGCGTCGACCCGGAGATCGCCGAGAACGGCTGGACGCTCTTCATCAACGGCCAGCAGGCCGAGCAGGAGCCGTACGACAAGACCTACCGGACGATCCCCGGCAGCGCCTTCTTCGCCAGCCAGACGGGCAAGCCGGCCGAGAAGACGAACATCTCCATCGTGGAGACCAAGGGCAAGAAGCTCACGGGCATCTGGCAGTTCGAGCTCAAGAAGGACTGA
- a CDS encoding futalosine hydrolase, which translates to MRVLVVTAVPVERDAVTRAFGGTPQTVALPGGELHRAGVFDVLAGGAGPAAAAAATAFALASASTPTSTPTSTPYGLVVSAGIGGAFTPLTPLGSLVVASDIVAADLGADTPDGFLPVTALGFGRDRFAAPPTLVRQVAAAAGAAAGPVLTVSTVTGTAERAGDLLAAHPGALAEAMEGFGVAEAAARADVPVLELRAVSNAVGPRDRDAWRIGDALAALTDAFGKIAPVLEGWNRHDH; encoded by the coding sequence GTGCGTGTGCTGGTCGTGACCGCTGTCCCGGTGGAACGGGACGCGGTCACGCGTGCGTTCGGGGGCACGCCGCAGACGGTGGCGCTGCCGGGGGGCGAGCTGCACCGCGCCGGTGTGTTCGACGTCCTGGCGGGCGGTGCGGGCCCGGCCGCCGCCGCGGCGGCCACCGCCTTCGCCCTGGCGTCGGCATCCACACCGACATCCACGCCGACATCCACGCCGTACGGACTCGTCGTCTCGGCCGGGATCGGCGGGGCGTTCACCCCGCTGACGCCGCTCGGCTCGCTGGTCGTGGCGAGCGACATCGTCGCCGCCGACCTGGGCGCCGACACCCCCGACGGCTTCCTGCCGGTCACCGCGCTCGGCTTCGGCCGGGACCGCTTCGCCGCCCCGCCCACGCTCGTACGGCAGGTGGCGGCCGCCGCGGGCGCCGCCGCGGGACCCGTCCTCACCGTCTCCACCGTGACCGGCACCGCCGAGCGCGCCGGGGACCTGCTCGCCGCGCACCCGGGGGCGCTGGCCGAGGCGATGGAGGGCTTCGGGGTCGCGGAGGCCGCCGCCCGGGCCGATGTGCCCGTGCTGGAGCTGCGGGCCGTATCGAACGCCGTGGGCCCCCGCGACCGGGACGCCTGGCGCATAGGCGACGCGCTGGCGGCGCTCACGGACGCGTTCGGGAAGATCGCACCCGTACTGGAAGGCTGGAACCGGCATGACCACTGA